AGGTACTTGATTTGAAACCCGAGGAAACGAGCCATTTGTTCTTGAATAACGATTACTCGGCGCTAGAAAGACGCGTTAATGACGGCGACATCGTCGCAATATTCCCAAGAGATATGGCTCTTCTGTATCGCTGGTACTTCAGTAGGCAAGCTTAAGGATATGACTCCATCTCGATGATTCCAAAGAAACTCGCAATTGGAATCGGTTGAATGCAAT
This region of Methanomassiliicoccales archaeon genomic DNA includes:
- a CDS encoding MoaD/ThiS family protein, encoding MSIKVRLYGRLKTKAPATDPTGQVGIAELDGSRVKSIADILEVLDLKPEETSHLFLNNDYSALERRVNDGDIVAIFPRDMALLYRWYFSRQA